A stretch of Aspergillus nidulans FGSC A4 chromosome VI DNA encodes these proteins:
- a CDS encoding ubiquitin-conjugating enzyme (transcript_id=CADANIAT00010348), with amino-acid sequence MALKRINKELTDLGRDPPSSCSAGPAGEDLFHWQATIMGPGDSPYSGGVFFLTIHFPTDYPFKPPKVNFNTRIYHPNINSNGSICLDILRDQWSPALTISKVLLSICSMLTDPNPDDPLVPEIAHVYKTDRPRYEATAREWTRKYAI; translated from the exons ATGGCTCTCAAGAGAATTAACAAGGAACTCACTGATCTCGGCCG TGATCCTCCATCCTCTTGCTCCGCCGGCcccgctggagaagaccTG TTCCATTGGCAAGCAACGATCATGGGTCCT GGTGACTCCCCATACTCGGGCGGCGTGTTTTTCCTAACAATTCACTTCCCTACCGACTATCCCTTCAAGCCACCAAAGGTCAACTTCAACACTCGGATCTACCATCCGAACATCAACTCCAACGGCAGTATCTGCCTTGACATTCTCCGAGACCAGTGGAGTCCAGCCTTGACAATCTCCAAAG TGCTGCTCTCGATATGCTCCATGCTCACAGATCCCAACCCGGATGACCCTCTGGTGCCTGAGATTGCTCATGTGTACAAGACTGACCGTCCCCGATATGAAGCCACCGCACGTGAATGGACTCGCAAATACGCCATCTGA
- a CDS encoding uncharacterized protein (transcript_id=CADANIAT00010351), with the protein MTFLADGKECWDERSACNGTSSCWNKGSSMAACLELASTDMIQEASGHPKTHRERIEQAGTMYHSGGQPKLAIGNS; encoded by the exons ATGACTTTCCTAGCAGACGGCAAAGAATGTTGGGATGAACGAAGCGCATGCAATGGGACATCCTCGTGCTGGAACAAAGGATCCTCCATGGCGGCTTGTCTCGAG CTAGCCTCGACAGACATGATCCAGGAAGCATCTGGACACCCCAAAACTCATAGGGAAAGAATTGAACAGGCCGGCACCATGTACCATAGCGGAGGTCAGCCCAAGCTCGCGATAGGCAACAGTTAA
- a CDS encoding VOC family protein (transcript_id=CADANIAT00010349): MPLSHLTLTVSHLPTSTSFFLSCLQPLGYKFIGRHDDYIGFGQDSNEPADFWITEQKPGCPAGAAHVAFPAPSKDAVNSFFICALKAGGKLHGEPKTRDSQSGYFSAAVMDMDGNSIEAVYRPDTDMRSSSGSTVSGSTVARSAVSKSALALLENGSVVSKASSAKSNAKSHVSRALTAVDRPAPSERAPSERGGSIVSSREIQQAPPQTYVVHTHTTQKNDDSKAAKTIVGTLIGAAAGAAIAYAMSKGDSEQSPATSSLSPSQFMPQEFRQLSSHETSPAQSQFQDYQGYRAIEAPPPRSVYSTAESRPALTRSVTSKNPWASTVYEGTEFGTRGPKGSVYYDEGGRRASEGSIYNQSEIPLRAIEYPPASEAQQYPADVSTLISSFREKSRISEKGSVYSTSTIKASKSHHSHTQSSHHSVSKSHTGSTASSTRTARQIPLPEGSTVSYSSYRSATKSTPAYDDVDVETHVTPDDSISQVGDSSRRSSYSHRSHHSHKSHVSKRSSKFDEPVRPSDSVSQVSSHASRRTVKASGSVAGGGSIAGSKISSSRRASQVA; the protein is encoded by the exons ATGCCTCTTTCCCATTTAACCTTGACCGTTTCCCACCTCCCTACCTCCACatctttttttctttcctgccTACAGCCCCTAGGATATAAATTCATTGGTCGCCATGACGACTACATTGGATTTGGGCAAGACTCCAACGAGCCCGCGGACTTCTGGATAACCGAGCAAAAGCCGGG ATGCCCCGCCGGCGCCGCTCATGTTGCGTTCCCCGCACCTTCAAAGGATGCTGTCAACTCGTTTTTCATCTGTGCACTCAAAGCGGGAGGGAAACTCCATGGAGAGCCCAAGACTCGCGACTCTCAGTCAGGCTACTTTAGCGCTGCTGTcatggatatggatggaAATAGCATTGAGGCTGTATATCGTCCCGACACAGACatgagaagcagcagcggcagcacCGTTAGCGGCAGTACCGTGGCCAGATCAGCCGTGAGCAAATCTGCTCTTGCACTGCTCGAGAATGGCTCGGTCGTATCGAAAGCCAGCAGTGCCAAGTCCAATGCCAAATCTCATGTATCCAGGGCTTTAACTGCCGTTGATCGACCAGCTCCCTCAGAACGAGCTCCCTCTGAACGCGGTGGGTCAATAGTCTCGTCTCGGGAAATTCAACAAGCGCCTCCTCAAACCTATGTCGTTCACACACACACAACGCAAAAGAATGATGACAGTAAAGCCGCTAAGACGATTGTCGGTACGCTCATCGGCGCTGCCGCCGGCGCTGCAATTGCCTACGCCATGTCTAAGGGCGATTCCGAACAAAGCCCGGCAACAAGTTCTCTATCACCATCGCAGTTCATGCCTCAAGAATTTCGACAACTTTCTTCTCATGAAACTTCGCCAGCCCAATCACAGTTCCAGGACTATCAGGGCTACCGAGCTATCGAGGCACCTCCTCCACGAAGCGTTTACTCGACCGCAGAATCTCGACCTGCGCTAACCCGAAGTGTAACGTCCAAGAACCCATGGGCGAGCACAGTTTATGAAGGCACAGAGTTTGGCACCAGAGGTCCAAAGGGAAGCGTATACTACGATGAAGGGGGCCGCCGCGCCTCAGAAGGGAGCATCTACAACCAGAGCGAAATCCCCCTCAGAGCCATCGAATACCCGCCCGCGTCTGAAGCCCAACAGTATCCTGCCGATGTAAGCACATTGATCAGTTCCTTCCGCGAAAAATCGCGCATCTCGGAGAAAGGAAGTGTCTATTCTACCTCGACTATCAAAGCATCCAAATCTCACCATTCCCACACACAAAGCTCCCACCACTCCGTTTCAAAGTCCCATACCGGAAGCACGGCTTCCTCAACACGAACAGCCCGCCAAATTCCTCTCCCTGAAGGCTCTACGGTCTCGTATTCATCTTACCGCAGCGCCACTAAATCTACGCCCGCCTACGATGACGTGGATGTCGAAACCCATGTCACGCCTGACGACTCGATTAGCCAGGTTGGCGACTCATCTAGGCGCTCCTCGTATTCACACCGATCTCATCACTCTCATAAGTCGCATGTCTCTAAACGGTCCAGCAAATTCGATGAACCCGTCAGACCGAGTGACAGCGTCAGCCAGGTATCAAGTCATGCTTCCAGACGCACCGTCAAGGCCAGCGGGAGTGTTGCAGGCGGCGGTTCAATTGCTGGTTCAAAGATCAGCTCCAGTCGGAGAGCAAGTCAGGTTGCGTAG
- a CDS encoding acyl-CoA dehydrogenase (transcript_id=CADANIAT00010347), which produces MNPSSFFRTASRSAGRLSKIPAASRGYATAFKWEDPLLASELYTEDELAIQETARQYCQERLQPRVLDAYRNENYDRKILEEMGELGLLGASIEGYGCAGVSTVASGLITKEVERVDSGYRSGMSVQSSLAMTAIHEFGTQELKDRLLPELAKGKLAGCFGLTEPNHGSDPGSMETIAREHPTKKGVYLLSGSKTWITNSPISDILIVWAKLQSTGKIRGFVVERSKCPPGTLETPALKNKSALRASITGMIQLDDCPVPVENMFPDVEGLTGPFTCLNSARLGIAFGAMGALEDCIDRARTYALERKQFKGNPLAKYQLIQKKLADAVTDATYGTLAATQVARLKDAGKCTPEMISLVKRQNCDRALANSRTLQEVFGGNAASDEYHIARHVANLFVVQTYEGQSDIHALILGRAITGVQAFV; this is translated from the exons ATGAacccttcttccttttttcgTACGGCCTCGCGCTCCGCAGGTCGACTGAGCAAGATCCCCGCAGCTTCGCGCGGCTATGCTACAGCGTTTAAGTGGGAGGACCCCCTCCTTGCGTCTGAGCTCTACacggaggatgagctggCTATTCAGGAGACAGCAAGGCAATACTGTCAGGAACGGTTACAACCACGGGTTCTTG ACGCCTATCGAAACGAAAACTATGACCGAAAGATTCTTGAGGAGATGGGTGAGCTTGGCCTTTTGGGTGCTAGCATTGAGGGGTATGGTTGTGCAGGAGTGAGCACGGTTGCGTCTGGGTTGATCACGAAGGAAGTTGAGCGCGTGGACTCGGGATACAGATCGGGAATGTCTGTGCAGAGCTCTTTGGCCATGACCGCGATTCATGAGTTCGGTACTCAGGAGCTCAAGGATAGACTTCTCCCAGAGTTGGCGAAGGGCAAGCTAGCAGGCTGCTTTGGTCTGACTGAGCCCAACCACGGTTCTGACCCAGGGTCAATGGAAACTATTGCGCGTGAACACCCTACCAAGAAGGGTGTTTATCTGCTCTCCGGCAGCAAGACCTGGATCACCAACTCGCCTATCTCTGACATTTTGATTGTTTGGGCCAAGTTACAAAGCACTGGCAAGATCCGGGGATTCGTAGTGGAACGCAGCAAGTGTCCTCCAGGAACGCTAGAGACACCTGCCCTCAAGAACAAGTCAGCGCTCCGTGCATCCATTACTGGCATGATCCAGCTGGATGATTGCCCCGTGCCCGTGGAGAACATGTTCCCTGATGTCGAGGGACTCACCGGACCTTTTACCTGCCTTAACAGTGCTCGTCTGGGTATTGCCTTTGGGGCCATGGGTGCCCTGGAGGATTGCATCGACCGTGCTCGGACCTATGCcttggagaggaagcagtTCAAGGGGAACCCTCTGGCCAAGTACCAGCTGAttcagaagaagctggcagATGCAGTCACAGACGCTACATACGGCACCTTGGCCGCAACCCAGGTTGCCAGACTGAAGGACGCTGGGAAATGCACTCCCGAAATGATTTCATTAGTCAAGAGGCAAAACTGTGACCGGGCGCTGGCTAACTCTAGAAC ACTGCAGGAAGTTTTCGGTGGAAATGCTGCAAGCGACGAGTACCATATTGCTCGCCATGTGGCGAACTTATTTGTGGTACAAACATACGAAGGACAGAGCGATATTCATG CCTTAATCCTTGGTCGCGCTATTACTGGGGTGCAGGCGTTTGTGTAG
- a CDS encoding 18S rRNA pseudouridine methyltransferase (transcript_id=CADANIAT00010350) — MSESVQVAGKRKRARTQSCPPPELPQLVAEQHVPIAPNDKETQRLIVVLSHASLETFKASHGGRNGTARDEKYSLLNSDEHIGVMRKMNRDISEARPDITHQCLLTLLDSPVNKAGKLQIYIHTAKGVLIEVNPSVRIPRTFKRFAGLMVQLLHRLSIRSTNSQEKLLKVIKNPITDHLPPNCRKVTLSYEAPVVRVKDYIESLGPKESICIFVGAMAKGQDDFADSFKDDTISISNYSLSASVACSKFCHAAEEVWDIL; from the exons ATGTCGGAATCAGTTCAGGTtgcaggaaaaagaaagcgtGCCA GGACGCAGTCCTGTCCTCCACCCGAATTGCCACAACTTGTCGCTGAGCAACATGTTCCCATCGCTCCCAATGATAAGGAGACGCAGCGGTTGATTGTGGTTCTGTCACACGCCAGCTTGGAGACGTTTAAAGCTTCTCACGGTGGACGCAATGGTACTGCTCGCGACGAGAAATACTCTTTGCTAAACAGCGATGAACATATTGGCGTCATGCGCAAAATGAACCGGGACATTAGCGAGGCGCGTCCCGACATCACTCATCAG TGTCTTCTCACTCTTCTTGACTCTCCCGTCAACAAAGCTGGCAAGCTGCAAATCTACATTCACACTGCCAAAGGCGTTTTAATTGAGGTCAACCCCTCGGTTCGCATTCCTCGAACTTTCAAGCGCTTCGCCGGTCTCATGGTTCAGCTTTTGCACCGACTCTCCATCCGTTCCACTAACTCGCAAgagaagcttctcaaagTCATCAAGAACCCAATCACCGACCATTTGCCTCCAAACTGCCGCAAGGTGACGCTCAGTTACGAAGCCCCGGTTGTGCGAGTCAAGGATTACATCGAGTCTCTGGGCCCCAAAGAGAGCATCTGTATATTTGTTGGAGCTATGGCCAAGGGCCAGGATGACTTTGCGGACTCGTTCAAGGATGACACCATTAGTATCAGCAACTACAGTTTGAGTGCGAGCGTCGCATGCAGCAAGTTCTGTCATGCCGCAGAGGAAGTTTGGGATATCCTATGA
- a CDS encoding ESCO family N-acetyltransferase (transcript_id=CADANIAT00010352), producing the protein MPWTVTNSFKRGLMMKTYGRSSWRVYDDDQRPAAKKRRVLSDCESDAAEKSLEYAIRESTANVRSSPSRRNSLALSDGSQDTDLSTPPSSPPPRLSPPPQNTRKPTFSFLKRKSAPKDGANGSPLSEVNSNSVRASLDPPKKKAGTPVSQQPALKQMQLDLGHEVRKTCATCGMEYVPSNSEDASLHKKFHDMNSTGVDLGKAFMRANASRWVYEATRFEEGYVVIVDRKSSPTAKNQAKKVLEVISKELSSPVIEDDTLWSQTEPPKHLRKNGASEKVDRYKVFLHMKDSRCVGACLTERIWESHAVDKASIQTDGADSAVTVRDDTHPAIVGISRIWTSGSSRRKGIAMDLLDCVVSNFIYGMEIPKEQVAFSQPTNSGKSLAQAFFGPENEWHVYKES; encoded by the exons ATGCCGTGGACTGTAACAAATTCATTCAAGCG AGGTCTCATGATGAAAACATACGGGCGGTCTTCATGGCGCGTCTACGATGATGACCAACGTCCAGCGGCCAAGAAACGACGCGTTTTGTCGGATTGCGAGTCGGACGCGGCTGAAAAGAGCCTTGAGTACGCCATCCGGGAGTCCACGGCTAACGTACGATCGAGTCCGTCGCGTCGAAACTCTCTGGCACTTTCCGATGGTTCTCAGGACACTGATTTGTCAAcacctccttcttcccctccgCCACGCTTgtctcctccgccgcagaaCACCCGCAAACCGACGTTCTCCTTTCTGAAGCGCAAGTCGGCGCCCAAGGATGGGGCCAATGGGTCGCCTCTCTCCGAAGTGAACTCCAACAGCGTACGCGCATCTCTCGATcctccgaagaagaaagcagggacACCGGTTTCTCAACAACCGGCGTTGAAGCAGATGCAGCTCGATTTGGGCCATGAGGTACGGAAAACGTGCGCGACCTGTGGGATGGAATATGTGCCGTCCAACAGCGAGGACGCGTCGCTCCACAAAAAATTTCACGACATGAACTCGACTGGGGTAGACCTAGGCAAAGCGTTCATGCGGGCGAACGCGTCCCGATGGGTTTACGAGGCGACTCGCTTTGAGGAGGGGTATGTGGTGATAGTGGATCGCAAATCGTCACCTACAGCAAAGAACCAGGCCAAGAAGGTCCTGGAGGTCATCAGCAAGGAGCTGTCCTCTCCGGTGATCGAGGATGATACCCTATGGAGCCAGACGGAGCCACCGAAACATCTGCGCAAGAACGGAGCGTCGGAGAAGGTGGACAGATACAAGGTGTTCTTGCACATGAAGGACAGCCGGTGTGTGGGCGCCTGTTTAACTGAGCGTATCTGGGAGTCTCACGCGGTGGATAAGGCATCTATCCAGACGGACGGTGCTGACTCGGCCGTCACTGTTCGCGACGATACCCATCCCGCGATCGTGGGGATCTCACGCATCTGGACGTCTGGCTCTTCACGTCGAAAGGGCATTGCGATGGATCTTCTTGACTGCGTCGTGAGCAACTTCATTTACGGGATGGAAATCCCGAAGGAACAGGTAGCTTTCAGCCAGCCAACAAACAGCGGGAAGAGCCTAGCCCAAGCATTTTTTGGGCCAGAAAACGAATGGCATGTCTACAAGGAGAGTTGA
- a CDS encoding uncharacterized protein (transcript_id=CADANIAT00010353), protein MSGSNPFRRKKSRGDAPFPPLPNHSAHQYQSHFTPSISSQSTATDPTSLSRSSNDVVATEQADFPPPSAGAPLPTANARGLDDPETSDDHSDSDPFGQDSDVSDDDVERPATPVNPVIALYPQETVGVSRPSVSSQASTTTAGAYKEQFPTTAASHVNIAEVGGLRETTDISSSIASSLSSVSLEKSSSDNSGKERRPYVHARSSARPVPLGTNADSDALATRSANNRDRVPPPPPKSHHGKLISPGLNNASAASQTTPSRATNRVSFHGSSPGSLVSPRMSQENTDYFGIPLSHSASPADSLRRSQSQHKRPPTPPLSRRHGQMRRSKSTLSKPSSSQFSTPHYTTSIPSSPSTRSLAPSVRSQDSKNDPPVHEKANLKPGSQAENLAPASYSDESEKSGLSVQSNPLTTSKRASLTNQLPPPPPPRRTRVTNLNSDNNKCSSVASEHRTDQPENFVPHPSNAKDILADLSRLQKEVDDLRGHYENRAAR, encoded by the exons ATGTCTGGATCAAATCCTTTCCGCCGTAAGAAATCAAGAGGTGATGCTCCTTTTCCGCCGCTTCCGA ATCATTCAGCTCATCAATACCAGTCTCACTTCACTCCTTCCATATCATCCCAGTCAACCGCGACCGACCCGACGTCTCTCAGCCGTTCCTCAAATGATGTAGTTGCTACAGAGCAGGCGGACTTTCCTCCCCCGAGTGCGGGCGCCCCTCTCCCAACCGCCAATGCGCGGGGTCTCGACGACCCCGAGACTTCGGATGATCACTCCGACTCGGATCCCTTTGGACAAGACTCAGACGTGAGTGATGATGACGTTGAAAGGCCGGCAACCCCAGTGAACCCGGTAATAGCGCTTTATCCTCAAGAGACAGTCGGCGTTAGTCGACCTTCTGTTTCAAGTCAGGCTTCCACAACCACAGCCGGCGCTTATAAGGAACAATTCCCGACAACTGCTGCTTCTCATGTGAATATCGCAGAAGTTGGAGGACTACGGGAGACCACGGATATATCTAGCTCAATCGCCTCGAGCTTGTCGTCCGTTTCGCTGGAGAAATCAAGCAGCGACAACAGCGGCAAAGAGCGTCGGCCATATGTACACGCTAGAAGCTCGGCTCGGCCAGTTCCGTTAGGAACAAACGCAGATTCAGATGCTCTTGCTACTCGTTCGGCTAACAATCGCGATAGGGtgccacctcctccgccgaAAAGTCACCATGGGAAGCTGATTAGCCCCGGTCTGAACAATGCATCAGCTGCGTCGCAAACAACGCCTAGCAGAGCTACAAATCGGGTTTCTTTCCATGGCTCTTCCCCGGGGTCTCTGGTTTCTCCTCGAATGTCGCAGGAGAATACAGACTATTTTGGTATACCCTTGAGCCACTCCGCGTCACCGGCCGATAGTTTAAGACGCAGTCAATCCCAGCACAAGCGACCACCTACTCCGCCGTTGAGTAGACGACATGGCCAGATGAGACGGTCCAAGTCGACGCTCTCGAAACCGAGCTCTTCCCAGTTCTCTACACCCCATTATACCACATCGATACCCTCAAGTCCTAGCACTCGATCACTGGCCCCTTCAGTACGAAGTCAAGACTCTAAGAATGACCCACCCGTCCATGAAAAGGCGAATTTGAAACCTGGTTCGCAAGCAGAAAACTTAGCACCGGCTTCTTATTCAGATGAATCCGAAAAATCGGGGTTGAGCGTTCAGTCGAATCCTCTGACTACATCAAAACGAGCATCCTTGACAAATCAACTAccgccccctcctcctccccggCGCACTCGCGTGACCAACCTCAATAGCGATAATAACAAGTGTTCGAGCGTTGCTTCAGAACACCGCACAGACCAGCCTGAGAATTTTGTTCCGCATCCATCAAATGCGAAGGACATCCTGGCGGATCTGTCGCGGCTGCAGAAAGAGGTAGATGATCTTCGAGGGCATTATGAGAACCGCGCAGCTCGCTAG
- the fen1 gene encoding multifunctional nuclease RAD27 (transcript_id=CADANIAT00010345) — translation MGIKHLYQVIAENAPDAIKAGDIKNHFGRKVAIDASMSIYSFLIAVRSEGQQLMSDTGETTSHLMGMFYRTLRMVDNGIKPLYVFDGAPPKLKSGELAKRSARKHEATEAHEEAKETGTAEDVEKFSRRTVRVTREHNAECKKLLKLMGIPYIDAPTEAEAQCAVLARAGKVYAAASEDMDTLCFEAPILLRHLTFSEQRKEPIQEIHLNRALEGLGMDRNQFIDLCILLGCDYLEPIPKVGPNTALKLIRDHGTLEKVVESIEKDPKQKYVIPESWPYQDARELFLNPDVRDANDPECDFKWEAPDIEGLVDFLVKDKGFNEDRVRNGAARLQKNLKTAQQSRLEGFFKPVAKTDAEKATLKRKHDEKIQEQKKRKKEEAKAKKEAKARPRAAV, via the exons ATGGGAATCAAGC ACCTCTATCAAGTGATCGCAGAAAATGCGCCCGATGCCATCAAGGCAGGGGATATCAAGAATCATTTCGGCCGGAAGGTCGCCATC GATGC ATCAATGAGTATTTACAGTTTTCTCATCGCTGTACGCTCCGAAGGCCAGCAGCTCATGAGCGATACCGGCGAGACCACGTCACATCTCATGGGGATGTTTTACCGGACGCTACGCATGGTGGATAATGGGATCAAGCCTCTATATGTTTTTGATGGAGCTCCACCGAAACTCAAATCGGGCGAACTAGCCAAGCGGAGCGCTAGGAAACACGAAGCCACTGAAGCGCATGAAGAAGCGAAGGAGACGGGCACGGCGGAAGATGTTGAGAAGTTCTCGCGACGGACTGTGCGAGTAACGAGGGAGCACAATGCGGAGTGCAAAAAACTCTTGAAGTTGATGGGGATTCCGTACATCGATGCTCCTACCGAGGCAGAGGCGCAATGTGCTGTGCTGGCTCGCGCGGGCAAAGTCTATGCCGCAGCATCGGAAGATATGGATACGTTATGCTTCGAGGCGCCGATCCTGCTGAGGCATCTGACTTTCAGTGAGCAGAGGAAAGAGCCTATTCAAGAGATTCATTTGAACCGTGCTCTGGAGGGACTGGGCATGGATCGAAACCAG TTTATTGATCTCTGCATTCTACTTGGATGTGACTATCTGGAGCCCATTCCCAAAGTAGGGCCCAATACCGCTCTAAAACTGATCCGCGACCACGGTACCCTGGAAAAGGTGGTTGAGTCCATCGAGAAAGATCCTAAGCAGAAATATGTCATTCCGGAATCTTGGCCGTATCAGGATGCCAGAGAACTCTTCCTGAACCCAGATGTCCGAGATGCCAACGACCCCGAATGCGACTTCAAGTGGGAGGCGCCGGACATCGAAGGCCTTGTAGATTTTCTGGTGAAGGATAAGGGATTCAATGAAGACCGGGTGCGCAACGGTGCTGCCCGATTACAGAAGAACTTGAAAACCGCACAGCAGTCGCGTTTGGAAGGATTTTTTAAGCCGGTTGCTAAGACAGACGCGGAGAAAGCAACCCTGAAGCGCAAGCACGACGAGAAAATccaagaacagaagaagcgcaagaaagaggaggctAAGGCGAAAAAGGAAGCGAAGGCTCGACCACGAGCTGCTGTATAG
- a CDS encoding uncharacterized protein (transcript_id=CADANIAT00010346), which translates to MKRSRPHLEANGVGSSSSSPQGGLPQSATDNDSRQHPLHVPKISRRIRACTECKRHKVRCDMNVGETVCQRCRRMGLECVVNKSLQTLLDDEAEWKSTIELAMADLLRKAQLPDLSYYQAAGKSAETPPKKRGRKESTVSTEDTPPATEINGATVSFGAAVRPGAEKPSLPTTSPEQQPQYAIDREENGATSLVTAPMGSLYEVTQLSDFRATSPQRQHAHDLVTDFVSRGAIDLQEAEELFDHFDRVLNRYLWDGILLVHKDLTSLRNSSSMLSAAIFAVTALHLPHKERTFDTCYTEFARLASESMLDRHHSLDDLRALCIGAFWLADVSWKLSGYAVRIATERNLHQAYRKATLGSPEHKEQARLWYLLYTLEHHFSIAYGRPPIIHEDYSITNHHTFILSPSVSQSDLRLHSQVDLFIILTRIYHAFGPDVDLEVPESEFSVIDKFDADLGEWRSAWLPRLAGSRYVGAYPYKAVYLHYNFCRLQLNSVALRTYHSSNSTRPMSVERKKRANLAIESAIGTLMVVLDEPDIQRALVGVPLYLHSMITFAAVFLLKIAAKGCSSAVPGSQNQQNSIASAGLHIDVSYVRALVGRIIDLMVSCSKRASERHLSHHISRGLKKMLTGLEEWEKRGCGNQQPSKQGSHDSISMFKPVLIPGAQTLGERDTILNHPPPLLGVAPLSAERGNGVELGLEQQNGLSEGSIDPMMADLWGFDEEYFPTGVFDFLQSQMPA; encoded by the exons ATGAAACGGAGTCGTCCTCATCTTGAAGCGAATGGTGTGGGGTCCTCGAGTTCGTCTCCTCAGGGCGGTCTTCCGCAATCCGCAACGGACAATGACTCTCGCCAGCACCCGCTTCATGTTCCGAAGATCTCACGAAGGATACGTGCTTGCACGGAGTGCAAACGGCATAAGGTCCGATGTGACATGAATGTGGGGGAGACGGTGTGTCAACGATGCCGTCGGATGGGACTAGAATGTGTGGTCAACAAAAGTCTCCAGACATTGCTGGATGACGAAGCAGA GTGGAAATCAACCATTGAGCTTGCCATGGCCGACTTACTCCGAAAAGCTCAATTACCCGACTTATCGTATTACCAAGCGGCCGGAAAATCAGCAGAGACGCCCCCGAAAAAGAGAGGCCGTAAAGAATCCACCGTGTCAACGGAAGATACCCCTCCGGCCACAGAAATAAATGGAGCGACTGTGTCATTCGGTGCTGCAGTACGCCCCGGCGCTGAGAAGCCAAGTCTTCCTACGACATCCCCAGAGCAACAGCCACAATATGCTATTgacagagaagagaatggcgCAACCTCACTTGTCACTGCCCCGATGGGAAGTTTGTATGAAGTGACTCAGTTAAGCGATTTCCGGGCTACATCTCCCCAGCGACAGCATGCACATGATCTTGTTACGGATTTTGTCTCGCGAGGTGCAATAGATCtgcaagaagcagaggaatTGTTTGACCACTTCGACCGTGTCCTCAACCGTTATTTATGGGATGGTATATTACTCGTACATAAGGATCTTACTTCTTTGCGCAACTCATCTTCAATGCTCTCTGCTGCTATTTTCGCCGTGACGGCCCTTCACCTCCCTCATAAAGAACGGACTTTCGATACCTGTTATACCGAGTTCGCAAGATTAGCATCAGAGTCAATGCTTGACCGGCATCATTCCTTAGATGACTTGCGCGCATTATGTATTGGGGCTTTCTGGCTTGCGGATGTGAGCTGGAAACTGTCCGGGTATGCCGTACGCATTGCGACGGAGCGAAATCTTCACCAAGCATATAGGAAAGCTACATTGGGCTCTCCTGAGCACAAGGAACAGGCTAGGCTCTGGTATCTTCTCTAT ACTTTAGAGCACCACTTCTCTATCGCCTACGGGCGCCCACCCATAATCCACGAAGACTATAGTATCACCAATCATCACACTTTTATTCTGTCTCCATCAGTATCACAATCCGACCTCCGCCTACACAGTCAGGTGGATCTTTTCATCATACTCACCAGGATATACCATGCTTTCGGTCCCGATGTCGACTTGGAAGTTCCTGAAAGTGAATTCTCCGTCATTGATAAGTTCGATGCTGACCTCGGAGAGTGGCGATCCGCATGGCTACCGCGCTTAG CTGGAAGCCGGTACGTCGGCGCATATCCTTATAAAGCTGTCTACCTGCATTATAATTTCTGCCGATTACAGTTGAATTCTGTTGCCTTGCGAACTTACCATTCCTCGAATTCAACGCGTCCCATGTCAGTTGAACGGAAGAAGCGCGCAAACCTAGCCATTGAATCTGCGATTGGGACGCTCATGGTTGTTCTAGATGAACCTGACATTCAACGGGCTTTGGTCGGTGTCCCGTTGTATCTTCACAGCATGATCACATTTGCCGCAGTCTTCCTACTGAAGATTGCTGCCAAGGGATGTTCCAGTGCCGTCCCTGGTAGCCAAAACCAACAGAACTCGATTGCGTCGGCTGGCCTTCACATCGACGTTTCGTACGTTCGTGCACTAGTCGGCCGAATTATCGACCTGATGGTGTCCTGCAGCAAGCGCGCTAGTGAGCGCCATCTCAGTCACCATATATCGCGTGGCTTGAAGAAAATGCTTACAGGACttgaggagtgggagaagagaggctGTGGCAATCAACAACCTTCTAAGCAAGGCTCTCATGACAGTATTTCAATGTTCAAGCCCGTGTTAATCCCTGGGGCTCAAACCCTAGGCGAGCGCGATACAATCTTGAATCATCCACCACCCCTTTTAGGGGTTGCTCCCTTATCCGCAGAGAGAGGAAACGGCGTTGAACTGGGATTGGAACAGCAAAACGGACTCTCTGAGGGCTCTATTGATCCTATGATGGCTGATCTATGGGGGTTCGATGAAGAGTACTTTCCCACTGGGGTCTTCGATTTCCTTCAGTCCCAGATGCCGGCATGA